Proteins from one Pseudomonas bijieensis genomic window:
- a CDS encoding response regulator: MEQEAWQILIVEDDQRLAELTREYLESNGLRVAIEGDGAVAAARIIAEQPDLVVLDLMLPGEDGLSICRKVREQYDGPILMLTARSDDTDQIQGLDLGADDYVCKPVRPRLLLARIQALLRRSEPEPSAAQKQRRLQFGPLVVDDALREAWLQGNGIELTSAEFDLLWLLVSNAGRILSREEIFTALRGIGYDGQDRSIDVRISRIRPKIGDDPDHPRLIKTIRSKGYLFVPEACVDLAP, from the coding sequence GTGGAACAAGAAGCCTGGCAGATATTGATCGTCGAGGATGACCAGCGTCTGGCCGAGCTGACCCGGGAATACCTCGAAAGCAACGGACTGCGTGTCGCCATCGAAGGCGATGGCGCGGTGGCGGCCGCGCGGATCATCGCCGAGCAGCCGGACCTGGTGGTCCTCGACCTGATGCTGCCCGGCGAAGACGGCCTGAGCATCTGTCGCAAGGTGCGCGAGCAGTATGATGGGCCGATCCTGATGCTCACAGCTCGTAGCGACGACACCGATCAGATCCAGGGCCTGGACCTGGGCGCCGATGATTACGTCTGCAAGCCGGTGCGCCCGCGCTTGCTGTTGGCGCGCATCCAGGCCTTGCTGCGGCGCAGTGAGCCGGAGCCGAGCGCCGCGCAAAAGCAGCGACGCCTGCAGTTCGGCCCACTGGTGGTCGATGATGCCCTGCGCGAGGCCTGGTTGCAGGGCAACGGTATCGAGCTGACCAGCGCTGAATTCGACCTGCTGTGGCTGTTGGTGTCCAATGCCGGGCGCATCCTGTCCCGGGAAGAAATCTTCACTGCCCTGCGCGGCATCGGGTATGACGGCCAGGACCGTTCCATCGATGTGCGCATTTCGCGCATCCGCCCCAAGATCGGCGACGACCCGGATCATCCACGGCTGATCAAGACCATCCGCAGCAAAGGCTACCTGTTCGTTCCTGAAGCTTGCGTAGACCTGGCGCCGTGA
- the flgE gene encoding flagellar hook protein FlgE: protein MSFNIGLSGLYAANKQLDVTGNNIANVATTGFKSSRAEFEDVYSATRLGSGSKTVGNGVRLANVSQQFGQGDVNNTGNVLDMGIQGQGFFVLSNDGSLSYTRAGTFKTDKEGYITNSDGTARLQGYGVDANGKIQNGILTDLRIDTSNLPPTATSLVSSTINLNSTATAITAAFNPADTATFTKQFTTPVYDTQGNQHSMDQYMVKTAGNTWNVYTLIDGRNLNGTAPTTTGANAPIPSTMSFDSSGKLTQVSTPPVPPATTPTINSDLVLTGWVPGTVTNGVWAANGAASAPTITISMGNTSQYNADTARSIPTQNGYATGQITNLTIDGSGVLLANFSNNQTKPIGQLALASFTNEQGLQPVGGTSWKETFASGIPGYDAPQTGTLGSIVSNALEESNVNLTNELVELIKAQSNYQANAKTISTQSTIMQTIIQMA, encoded by the coding sequence ATGTCTTTTAACATCGGCCTTAGCGGTCTCTATGCAGCCAACAAACAGCTGGACGTGACCGGCAACAACATCGCCAACGTGGCGACCACCGGTTTCAAATCGTCCCGCGCGGAATTCGAAGACGTCTACTCGGCCACCAGGCTGGGCTCGGGCAGCAAGACCGTCGGCAACGGCGTGCGCCTGGCCAACGTTTCCCAGCAGTTCGGCCAGGGTGACGTGAACAACACCGGCAACGTGCTGGACATGGGTATCCAGGGCCAGGGCTTCTTTGTCCTGAGCAACGACGGCTCCCTGAGCTACACCCGTGCCGGTACCTTCAAGACCGACAAGGAAGGCTACATCACCAACAGTGACGGCACTGCGCGCCTGCAGGGCTATGGCGTGGATGCCAACGGCAAGATCCAGAACGGCATCCTGACCGACCTGCGCATCGACACCTCCAACCTGCCGCCGACGGCCACCAGCCTGGTGTCCTCGACGATCAACCTGAACTCGACGGCGACGGCGATCACCGCGGCGTTCAATCCGGCCGACACGGCCACGTTCACCAAGCAGTTCACCACCCCGGTCTATGACACCCAGGGCAACCAGCACTCCATGGACCAGTACATGGTCAAGACTGCCGGCAACACCTGGAACGTCTATACCTTGATCGATGGTCGTAACCTGAACGGCACCGCGCCGACCACGACCGGTGCGAACGCTCCCATTCCTTCGACCATGAGCTTTGATTCGAGCGGCAAGCTGACTCAGGTCAGCACGCCGCCAGTGCCGCCTGCCACTACGCCGACCATCAACAGCGACCTGGTGTTGACTGGCTGGGTACCTGGCACCGTGACCAACGGCGTATGGGCCGCCAACGGCGCCGCGAGTGCACCCACTATCACGATTTCCATGGGCAACACCAGCCAGTACAACGCCGATACCGCGCGCTCGATTCCGACCCAGAACGGCTACGCCACCGGCCAGATCACCAACCTGACCATCGACGGCAGCGGAGTATTGCTGGCCAACTTCAGCAACAACCAGACCAAGCCGATCGGTCAGCTCGCGCTCGCCAGCTTCACCAACGAGCAAGGTCTGCAGCCGGTAGGTGGTACCAGCTGGAAGGAAACCTTCGCCTCGGGTATCCCAGGCTACGATGCTCCGCAAACCGGCACCTTGGGTTCGATCGTCTCCAACGCCCTGGAAGAGTCCAACGTCAACCTGACCAACGAACTGGTCGAGTTGATCAAGGCCCAGAGCAACTACCAGGCGAACGCCAAGACCATCTCCACCCAGAGCACCATCATGCAGACCATCATTCAGATGGCTTGA
- the flgD gene encoding flagellar hook assembly protein FlgD gives MSVTSTTSGLSLNEILANSSVKTNTTTDGLGSATKAASGNQELGKDAFLQLLVTQLKNQNPLEPQDNGEFVAQLAQFSSLEGITTLNETVSGIAGNYNSSQALQASSLVGRSVIAPGDKAVVDTSKSLNGTVVVPTSVSSVAVKIVDKDGKTVRTIDLGSQKAGNSAFIWDGKNDAGTTVESGTYTFAASTTIDGKATSLITNLPATVSSVTISQTGGELMLNLAGLGSIALSKVQTIGM, from the coding sequence ATGAGCGTTACCAGTACAACAAGTGGTTTGAGCCTCAACGAGATTCTGGCCAACTCCTCGGTCAAGACCAACACCACCACCGATGGCCTGGGGAGTGCGACAAAGGCTGCGAGCGGCAACCAGGAGCTGGGCAAGGATGCGTTCTTGCAGTTGCTGGTTACCCAGCTGAAAAACCAGAACCCGTTGGAGCCACAGGATAACGGCGAGTTCGTTGCCCAACTGGCACAGTTCAGCAGCCTGGAGGGCATCACCACCCTCAACGAGACCGTGAGCGGCATCGCCGGCAACTACAACTCGTCCCAGGCCTTGCAGGCTTCGTCCCTGGTCGGGCGCTCGGTCATTGCCCCGGGCGACAAGGCCGTGGTCGATACCTCCAAGAGCCTCAACGGCACCGTGGTGGTACCGACATCGGTGTCCTCCGTTGCCGTCAAGATCGTGGACAAGGACGGCAAGACCGTTCGCACCATTGACCTGGGTAGCCAGAAGGCCGGCAACTCCGCCTTCATCTGGGATGGCAAGAACGACGCGGGCACGACGGTCGAATCGGGCACCTACACCTTCGCGGCCTCGACCACCATCGACGGCAAGGCCACGTCGCTGATCACCAACCTGCCGGCCACGGTCAGCAGCGTGACGATCAGCCAGACGGGCGGTGAGCTGATGCTCAACCTGGCCGGGCTGGGCAGCATCGCCCTGTCCAAAGTACAAACTATTGGTATGTAG
- a CDS encoding ribonucleoside-diphosphate reductase subunit alpha, which yields MHTDTTRENPQGTAPLAADSSPDLSATAPGQLRVIKRNGTVVPYTDDKITVAITKAFLAVEGGTAAASSRIHDTVARLTEQVTATFKRRMPSGGTIHIEEIQDQVELALMRAGEQKVARDYVIYRDSRAKERATRSPADAPVQAHPSIRIARADGSLAPLDMGRLNTIVTEACEGLEEVDGDLIQRETLKNLYDGVALKDVNTALVMTARTLVEREPNYSFVTARLLMDTLRAEGLSFLEVAESATHHEMVDLYAKALPAYVAKGIEFELLNPVLAEFDLEKLGKAINHERDQQFTYLGLQTLYDRYFIHKDGVRFELPQIFFMRVAMGLAIEEKQREDRAIEFYNLLSSFDYMASTPTLFNAGTLRPQLSSCYLTTVPDDLSGIYGAIHDNAMLSKFAGGLGNDWTPVRALGSYIKGTNGKSQGVVPFLKVVNDTAVAVNQGGKRKGAVCAYLETWHMDIEEFIELRKNTGDDRRRTHDMNTANWIPDLFMKRVFDDGKWTLFSPSEVPDLHDLTGKAFEERYEYYEALTEYNKIKLFKVVQAKDLWRKMLSMLFETGHPWLTFKDPCNLRSPQQHVGVVHSSNLCTEITLNTNKDEIAVCNLGSINLPNHIVDGKLDTAKLQRTVNTAVRMLDNVIDINYYSVPQAKNSNFKHRPVGLGIMGFQDALYLQHIPYGSDAAVEFADKSMEAVSYYAIQASCDLADERGAYETFQGSLWSKGILPLDSQQILIAQRGQKYIDVDLNESLDWAPVRARVQKGIRNSNIMAIAPTATIANITGVSQSIEPTYQNLYVKSNLSGEFTVINPYLVRDLKARGLWDSVMINDLKYYDGSVQQIERIPQELKALYATAFEVDTKWIVDAASRRQKWIDQAQSLNLYIAGASGKKLDVTYRMAWYRGLKTTYYLRALAATSTEKSTINTGKLNAVSSGGNHGDDSVLAAPAGPAPVPKACAIDEPDCEACQ from the coding sequence ATGCACACCGACACAACTCGCGAGAACCCGCAGGGCACCGCGCCGCTGGCCGCCGATTCGAGCCCGGATCTGTCCGCCACCGCGCCGGGCCAATTGCGTGTGATCAAGCGTAACGGCACTGTCGTTCCTTACACCGATGACAAGATCACCGTCGCCATCACCAAAGCGTTTCTCGCAGTTGAAGGCGGCACCGCTGCCGCTTCGTCGCGAATCCATGACACCGTGGCCCGCCTGACCGAACAGGTCACCGCGACCTTCAAGCGTCGCATGCCTTCGGGCGGCACCATCCACATCGAAGAAATCCAAGACCAGGTCGAACTGGCCCTGATGCGTGCCGGCGAGCAGAAAGTGGCCCGCGACTACGTGATCTACCGTGACTCCCGCGCCAAGGAACGTGCTACCCGCTCCCCAGCCGACGCACCGGTCCAGGCTCACCCGTCCATCCGTATCGCCCGCGCCGACGGCAGCCTGGCGCCGCTGGACATGGGCCGCCTGAACACCATCGTCACCGAGGCCTGCGAAGGCCTGGAAGAAGTCGATGGCGACCTGATCCAGCGCGAAACCCTGAAAAACCTCTATGACGGCGTCGCCCTCAAGGACGTCAACACCGCTCTGGTGATGACCGCCCGGACCCTGGTGGAACGCGAGCCGAACTACTCCTTCGTGACCGCTCGCCTGCTGATGGACACCCTGCGTGCCGAAGGCCTGAGCTTCCTGGAAGTCGCCGAAAGCGCGACCCACCACGAAATGGTCGACCTGTACGCCAAGGCGTTGCCGGCCTACGTCGCCAAGGGCATCGAGTTCGAATTGCTGAACCCGGTGCTGGCCGAATTCGACCTGGAAAAGCTCGGCAAGGCCATCAACCACGAACGCGACCAGCAGTTCACCTACCTGGGCCTGCAAACCCTGTACGACCGCTACTTCATCCACAAGGATGGCGTGCGTTTCGAACTGCCGCAGATCTTCTTCATGCGCGTGGCCATGGGCCTGGCGATCGAAGAAAAACAGCGTGAAGACCGCGCCATCGAGTTCTACAACCTGTTGTCGTCCTTCGACTACATGGCCTCGACTCCAACCCTGTTCAACGCCGGCACCCTGCGTCCACAGTTGTCGAGCTGCTACCTGACCACCGTTCCGGATGACCTGTCGGGCATCTACGGCGCCATCCACGACAACGCCATGCTGTCGAAATTCGCTGGCGGCCTGGGCAACGACTGGACCCCGGTTCGCGCATTGGGCTCGTACATCAAGGGCACCAACGGCAAATCCCAGGGCGTCGTGCCGTTCCTCAAAGTGGTCAACGACACCGCAGTCGCGGTCAACCAGGGCGGCAAGCGCAAGGGCGCGGTCTGTGCCTACCTGGAAACCTGGCACATGGACATCGAAGAGTTCATCGAGCTGCGCAAGAACACCGGTGATGACCGTCGTCGTACCCACGACATGAACACCGCCAACTGGATCCCTGACCTGTTCATGAAGCGTGTCTTCGACGACGGCAAGTGGACCCTGTTCTCGCCATCCGAAGTGCCGGACCTGCACGACCTGACCGGCAAGGCTTTCGAAGAGCGCTACGAGTACTACGAAGCCCTGACCGAGTACAACAAGATCAAGCTGTTCAAAGTCGTCCAGGCCAAAGACCTGTGGCGCAAGATGCTGTCGATGCTGTTCGAGACCGGCCACCCATGGCTGACCTTCAAGGACCCGTGCAACCTGCGCAGCCCGCAACAGCACGTGGGCGTGGTCCACAGCTCGAACCTGTGCACCGAGATCACCCTGAACACCAACAAGGATGAGATCGCGGTCTGCAACCTGGGCTCGATCAACCTGCCGAACCACATCGTCGACGGCAAGCTGGACACCGCCAAGCTGCAACGCACCGTGAACACCGCCGTGCGCATGCTCGACAACGTAATCGACATCAACTACTACTCGGTGCCGCAAGCGAAGAACTCCAACTTCAAGCACCGTCCGGTCGGCCTGGGCATCATGGGCTTCCAGGACGCGCTGTACCTGCAGCACATCCCGTACGGTTCGGACGCTGCCGTCGAGTTCGCCGACAAGTCCATGGAAGCGGTCAGCTACTACGCGATCCAGGCTTCCTGCGACCTGGCCGACGAGCGCGGCGCCTACGAGACGTTCCAGGGTTCGCTGTGGTCCAAGGGCATCCTGCCGCTGGACTCGCAACAGATCCTGATCGCCCAACGTGGCCAGAAGTACATCGACGTGGACCTGAACGAATCCCTGGACTGGGCACCGGTTCGCGCCCGTGTGCAGAAAGGCATCCGTAACTCCAACATCATGGCCATCGCACCGACCGCGACCATCGCCAACATCACCGGCGTATCGCAGTCGATCGAACCGACCTACCAGAACCTGTATGTGAAATCGAACCTGTCGGGCGAATTCACCGTGATCAACCCGTACCTGGTTCGCGACCTCAAGGCTCGCGGCCTGTGGGACTCGGTGATGATCAACGACCTGAAGTACTACGACGGTTCGGTGCAACAGATCGAGCGCATCCCGCAAGAGCTCAAAGCGCTCTACGCCACCGCGTTCGAAGTGGACACCAAGTGGATCGTCGACGCCGCCAGCCGTCGCCAGAAGTGGATCGACCAGGCTCAGTCGCTGAACCTGTACATCGCCGGCGCTTCGGGCAAGAAGCTGGACGTGACCTACCGCATGGCCTGGTACCGTGGCCTGAAAACCACCTACTACCTCCGTGCCCTGGCCGCCACCAGCACCGAGAAGTCGACCATCAACACCGGCAAGCTGAACGCTGTTTCCAGCGGCGGCAACCACGGTGACGATTCGGTCCTGGCGGCTCCAGCGGGACCGGCGCCAGTGCCAAAGGCCTGCGCGATCGACGAGCCGGATTGCGAAGCTTGCCAATAA
- a CDS encoding response regulator, whose product MKLLVVEDEALLRHHLQTRLSDSGHVVQAVANAEEALYQVREFNHDLAVIDLGLPGISGLELIRRLRSQDKTFPILILTARGNWQDKVEGLAAGADDYVVKPFQFEELEARLNALLRRSSGFTQSTIVAGPLLLDLNRKQASLGDEPLALTAYEYRILEYLMRHHQQVVAKDRLMEQLYPDDDERDPNVIEVLVGRLRRKLEAPAGFKPIDTVRGLGYLFNERCQ is encoded by the coding sequence ATGAAATTACTGGTCGTCGAAGACGAAGCGCTGTTGCGTCATCACCTGCAAACCCGTCTTAGCGACAGCGGCCATGTGGTGCAGGCCGTGGCCAATGCCGAAGAGGCCTTGTACCAGGTCCGCGAGTTCAACCATGACCTGGCGGTGATCGACCTGGGCCTGCCGGGCATCAGCGGGCTGGAACTGATCCGCCGGCTGCGCTCCCAGGACAAGACGTTTCCGATCCTGATCCTGACCGCCCGCGGCAACTGGCAGGACAAGGTCGAAGGCCTGGCCGCCGGCGCCGATGACTACGTGGTCAAGCCGTTCCAGTTCGAAGAGCTGGAGGCCCGCCTGAATGCCCTGCTGCGTCGCTCCAGCGGCTTCACCCAGTCGACCATCGTGGCTGGCCCGCTGTTGCTCGACCTCAATCGCAAGCAGGCGTCCCTGGGCGACGAGCCGCTGGCGCTGACCGCCTACGAATACCGAATCCTTGAATACCTGATGCGTCATCACCAGCAGGTGGTCGCCAAGGATCGCTTGATGGAACAGCTTTATCCCGATGACGATGAGCGCGATCCCAATGTCATCGAAGTGCTGGTCGGGCGCCTGCGCCGCAAGCTGGAAGCCCCCGCCGGCTTCAAACCCATCGACACCGTGCGCGGCCTGGGCTACCTGTTCAACGAGCGCTGCCAGTGA
- a CDS encoding ATP-binding protein, giving the protein MNSIFLRIYGGMCAALVLVAVLGVLALHLLNQTRSEQYRERLAHGTFSLMADNLRPMNDTERRRALAVWERLLGIPLALQTFAQTDLDLGQRTRVLRGQALVEQTGPHAAKVYRLVSDGEQLMLVGEVQQISEQLARATIYLLADELVRYPVGEQPERLAQLKEEKGFGFDLRLMTVVQADMDEDQRRRVSEGDTVMALGKGGDSIRVFAGMVGTPWVLEIGPLYQMNPYPPQWLVLIAALGLSLIGLIVYLLVRQLERRLRGLESAATQIAQGSLETRVPARGADSVGRLAAAFNGMAEHLQQLLAIQRELVRAVSHELRTPVARLRFGLEMLGSATTPQARDKYLAGMDHDIEDLDRLVDEMLTYARLEQGSPALNFQRVDLDALVNQVIDELGPLRAGITVERGLCLSAADCDGAWVEAEPRFLHRALQNLVGNAMRHANSRVTVSYQVGQLRCRVDVEDDGPGVPEAAWERIFKPFLRLDDSRARASGGHGLGLSIVRRIIHWHDGRALIGKSKSLGGACFSLSWPRHQDRS; this is encoded by the coding sequence GTGAATTCGATCTTCCTGCGCATTTATGGCGGCATGTGCGCGGCACTGGTGCTGGTGGCGGTGCTCGGCGTACTGGCCCTGCACTTGCTCAACCAGACCCGCAGTGAGCAATACCGCGAGCGCCTGGCCCACGGCACGTTTTCGCTGATGGCTGACAACCTGCGGCCGATGAACGACACCGAACGGCGGCGAGCCTTGGCGGTGTGGGAGCGCCTGCTGGGCATCCCCCTGGCGTTGCAGACCTTCGCCCAGACCGACCTCGATCTCGGGCAGCGCACCCGCGTATTACGCGGCCAGGCCTTGGTGGAACAGACCGGGCCGCATGCGGCGAAGGTCTATCGGCTGGTCAGCGATGGCGAGCAACTGATGCTGGTGGGGGAAGTCCAGCAGATCAGCGAACAACTGGCCCGTGCGACTATTTACCTGCTGGCCGACGAATTGGTGCGCTACCCGGTGGGTGAGCAGCCCGAACGGCTCGCGCAACTCAAGGAGGAAAAAGGCTTCGGTTTCGACTTGCGACTGATGACCGTCGTACAGGCGGACATGGACGAAGACCAGCGCCGTCGGGTGTCCGAGGGCGATACGGTGATGGCGCTGGGCAAGGGTGGCGACTCCATCCGGGTATTCGCCGGCATGGTCGGCACGCCATGGGTGCTGGAGATCGGTCCGCTGTACCAGATGAACCCTTATCCGCCGCAATGGCTGGTGCTGATCGCGGCGCTGGGGTTGAGCCTGATCGGATTGATCGTCTACCTGTTGGTGCGTCAACTGGAGCGGCGCTTGCGTGGCCTGGAGTCAGCCGCCACCCAGATCGCCCAGGGCAGCCTGGAAACCCGGGTGCCGGCCCGCGGTGCCGATTCGGTCGGGCGACTGGCCGCGGCCTTCAACGGCATGGCCGAGCACTTGCAGCAACTGTTGGCGATTCAGCGGGAGCTGGTGCGCGCGGTGTCCCACGAATTGCGCACGCCGGTGGCGCGCCTGCGCTTCGGCCTGGAAATGCTCGGCAGCGCCACCACGCCCCAGGCCCGGGACAAGTACCTGGCGGGCATGGACCACGACATCGAGGACCTGGATCGGCTGGTGGACGAAATGCTCACCTACGCGCGCCTGGAACAAGGCTCACCGGCCTTGAATTTCCAACGGGTGGATCTGGACGCGCTGGTCAATCAAGTGATCGATGAGCTGGGGCCGTTGCGGGCCGGAATCACGGTCGAGCGCGGTCTATGCCTGTCGGCCGCCGATTGCGACGGCGCCTGGGTCGAGGCCGAACCGCGCTTCCTGCATCGCGCCCTGCAGAACCTGGTGGGCAATGCCATGCGCCACGCCAATTCCCGGGTCACCGTCAGTTACCAGGTGGGCCAGTTGCGCTGTCGGGTGGACGTGGAAGACGACGGGCCCGGCGTGCCGGAAGCGGCCTGGGAACGGATCTTCAAACCCTTCCTGCGCCTGGACGACAGCCGCGCCCGGGCTTCGGGCGGCCATGGGCTGGGGCTGTCGATCGTGCGGCGAATCATCCACTGGCACGATGGTCGGGCGCTGATCGGCAAGAGCAAGAGCCTGGGCGGGGCCTGTTTCAGCTTGAGTTGGCCGAGGCATCAGGACCGGTCTTGA
- the flgC gene encoding flagellar basal body rod protein FlgC yields the protein MSIASVFNIAGSAMSAQTTRLNTVASNIANAETVSSSIDQTYRARHPVFATMFQGGQSGGSDSLFQEQDAAGQGVQVLGVVEDQSNLEARYEPNHPAADAKGYVYYPNVNVVEEMADMISASRSFQTNAEMMNTAKTMMQKVLTLGQ from the coding sequence ATGTCGATTGCTAGCGTATTCAACATTGCCGGCAGTGCCATGAGTGCCCAGACCACTCGCCTGAACACCGTCGCCAGTAACATTGCCAACGCCGAAACCGTTTCGTCGAGCATCGACCAGACCTACCGCGCCCGCCACCCGGTATTCGCCACCATGTTCCAGGGCGGCCAGTCCGGCGGCAGCGACTCGCTGTTCCAGGAACAGGACGCGGCCGGTCAGGGCGTACAGGTGCTTGGCGTGGTCGAAGACCAGAGCAACCTCGAAGCCCGTTATGAGCCCAACCATCCGGCTGCGGACGCCAAGGGTTACGTCTACTACCCGAACGTCAACGTCGTCGAAGAAATGGCCGACATGATTTCCGCCAGTCGTTCGTTCCAGACCAACGCCGAAATGATGAACACCGCCAAAACCATGATGCAGAAGGTCCTGACCCTCGGTCAGTGA
- a CDS encoding 4'-phosphopantetheinyl transferase → MNTLPALPACCSPLDEHWLLPDALPGTVLLSTRFDPLLLVGADFPNSAIEPPASIQRSVAKRQAEFLAGRICARAALQRLDGQTCVPAIGEDRAPVWPAHVSGSITHSTGRAAAIVARKEHWQGLGMDVENLLDPERAERLAGEILTSPELQRMAQLTRDERALLVTLTFSVKESLFKALYPIVRQRFYFEHAEVLDWTHDGQVRLRLLTDLSAEWRHGSELQARFGVKDGQLLSLVGIKA, encoded by the coding sequence ATGAATACACTCCCCGCCCTGCCCGCCTGCTGCTCGCCTTTGGATGAACATTGGCTCCTGCCCGATGCCCTGCCCGGAACAGTGCTGCTGAGCACCCGCTTCGACCCGTTGTTGCTGGTGGGCGCCGACTTCCCTAACAGTGCCATCGAGCCACCGGCAAGCATCCAGCGCTCGGTAGCCAAGCGCCAGGCAGAATTCCTGGCCGGGCGGATCTGTGCCCGGGCGGCTTTGCAGAGGCTCGACGGTCAAACCTGCGTGCCGGCCATCGGCGAAGACCGTGCCCCGGTGTGGCCTGCTCACGTCAGTGGTTCGATCACCCACAGCACTGGCCGTGCAGCGGCAATCGTCGCGAGAAAAGAACACTGGCAGGGGCTGGGCATGGACGTGGAGAACCTGCTCGACCCCGAGCGCGCCGAACGCCTGGCCGGTGAAATCCTCACATCGCCAGAGTTGCAGCGTATGGCCCAGCTCACGCGCGATGAGCGGGCCTTACTGGTGACCCTGACCTTTTCAGTGAAGGAAAGCCTGTTCAAGGCGCTGTATCCCATCGTCAGGCAGCGCTTTTATTTCGAGCATGCCGAAGTGCTGGACTGGACACACGATGGGCAGGTGCGCCTGCGCTTGCTGACGGACCTGTCGGCGGAGTGGCGCCATGGCAGTGAATTGCAGGCGCGGTTTGGGGTGAAGGATGGGCAGCTATTGAGCCTGGTGGGGATCAAGGCCTGA
- a CDS encoding dienelactone hydrolase family protein encodes MRRLLAVVLLAFSGASLAAIQTQEIPYTSADGTKLIGYYAYDDAVKGPRPGVVVVHEWWGLNDYAKRRARDLAGLGYSALAIDMYGDGKNTEHPKDAMAFMQAALKDSKAASARFQAGLDLLKKQPQTDPDKLAAIGYCFGGKVVLDAARQGVPLAGVVSFHGALVTNTPATPGSVKAKVLVEHGALDSMVTQDNVTAFKSEMDKAGADYKFVSLEGAKHGFSNPDADRLSHGEHGGPDIGYNKEADEKSWADMQKFFKKIF; translated from the coding sequence ATGCGCAGGCTGCTTGCAGTTGTACTTCTGGCCTTTAGCGGTGCGAGCCTCGCCGCCATCCAGACCCAGGAAATCCCCTACACCAGCGCCGACGGCACCAAGCTGATCGGTTATTACGCCTATGACGACGCCGTCAAAGGCCCGCGCCCAGGTGTGGTAGTGGTGCATGAATGGTGGGGGCTCAACGACTACGCCAAGCGCCGCGCCCGTGACCTCGCGGGCCTGGGCTACAGCGCCCTGGCCATCGACATGTACGGCGACGGCAAGAACACCGAGCATCCCAAGGACGCCATGGCCTTCATGCAAGCGGCGCTCAAGGACAGCAAGGCGGCCAGCGCCCGTTTCCAGGCCGGATTGGACCTGCTGAAGAAACAGCCCCAGACCGATCCGGACAAACTCGCCGCCATCGGCTACTGCTTCGGAGGCAAGGTAGTACTCGATGCAGCGCGCCAAGGCGTGCCGCTGGCCGGCGTAGTGAGCTTCCACGGTGCGCTGGTGACCAACACCCCGGCAACGCCGGGCAGCGTCAAGGCCAAGGTGCTGGTCGAGCATGGAGCCCTGGACAGCATGGTCACCCAGGACAACGTCACTGCGTTCAAGAGCGAGATGGACAAGGCCGGTGCCGACTATAAATTCGTCAGCCTCGAAGGCGCCAAGCACGGTTTCAGCAACCCCGACGCCGACCGGTTGAGCCACGGCGAACATGGCGGACCGGACATCGGCTACAACAAAGAAGCCGATGAGAAGTCGTGGGCGGATATGCAGAAATTCTTCAAGAAAATCTTCTGA